TTGATTGCCCCGACCGGCTCACCATCGACCAGAATGATCCTTTTGTCGCCAGCCTTCACATCCGGCAGATATTGCTGGGCCACCCATGGTTCAACGAAAATCTCACCGAACAGACCCATCAGAGAGCCAAAATTCTGGTCATCCTTTCGCAACCGAAACACGGCTGCACCGCCATTGCCATAGAGTGGCTTCATGACGATATCGCCATATTTTTCCTTGAAGGCCCGTAGCTCTTTCTCGGAGCGGGTGATCAGGGTGGGCGGCATCAGGTCGGGAAATTCCGTGACGAAGATCTTTTCCGGTGCGTTGCGCACCTGAGCTGGATCATTGACCACCAAAGTCTTGGGGTGAATCCGCTCCAGCATATGGGTGGCAGAAATGTAGGCCATGTCAAATGGTGGATCCTGACGCATGTGAATGACGTCGAAATCCGCCAGATTGGTCCGCACCGCTTCACCCAGCGTGTAGTGATTGCCCGGCTCATCGCGGACTTCCACCGGTTCGACCTGTGCATAGACCACGCCATCTTCCATCGCCATGGTGTCAACGGTGTAGTGGAACAGCTGATGGCCACGATTTTGCGCTTCGAGCATCAGGGCAAAGGTCGAATCCCCTGCAATGTTGATGCTTTCGATGTGATCCATCTGGATGGCGACTTTGAGGGGGCGGGATTGTGCCATGATTGGGCTCCGGCTGGATGAGGGGCGGGTGGGGAATACCCCGGACAGGGACTATATGTCGGCTTTGGTGCGCAATTTCAAGGCCACAGAGCGGGCCTGCGGGCTGGTGAGGTTAAAAGGCATCAAAGGCTGCTTCCAGATGTTGCCAGTCGGGCTTGGCGCCAGTGCCCTTGGCAAAAGCCATGACATCGAACCGATAGCTATTGATGCTGTCATCGGGTTGATTGGCAATATAATGGGAAGCGGCGGCAACAATGCGCTGCTGGTTGCGCGGGGTGATCGACCATAGGGCATCGTCAAGACTGGCGCGATATTTGACTTCAAGAAAGATCAGCAAATCGCCTTGGCGGCAAACAAGATCAATCTCGCCCCCTTGCGCCTTATAGCGGGTGGCAAGGATCTGATAGCCTTTGGCCCGCATGATCAGGCCGGCCCAGCGCTCGGTGCGCAAGCCTCGATCATAGCTCTCTTTCCGGTGCCGTTCCCGCGCCCGTCCGGCCATGGTGCCTAATCCTCGTCTGACAATTGGTCCTTGATCGTTTGCGCCAGTTTGTAGATGTCGTTTTTCTTGGCACCAACCCTGGCTGCGATGTCGGCAGACAATTGCTTGACATGGAGCCCGGAATTCAAGCCTTCCCGGATCAAAGCCTCGACATCCAGTTCCGCTAGGTCCGGCTCGGAGCGCGGCCCGATCAGCACCACGGCTTCGCCGCGCGGCGCATCACTTTCGGCGTAAAGGGCTGCCAGTTCAGTCAGGGTGCCGCGCTTGAATTCCTCGAATTTCTTGGTCAACTCACGCGCCACCACGACGTGACGCTCGCCACCCAGATGGGTTGCCATGGCGCTGAGCACCGGGGCCAGACGGCGCGGGCTTTCATAGAAAACCAAGGTGCCCGTCGCACCGCTCAGGTCCATCAGCTTGCGATCGCGCGCTCCGGCCTTCTGTGGCAGGAAGCCAGCAAAATGGATCTGGTCTGTTGGCAGACCGGCAGCCACCAGAGCAGCCAGCATGGCAGACGCACCGGGAATCGGGATGACCGCATGACCAGCTTCGATGACGTCACCCACCAGCTTATAGCCGGGGTCAGAGAGCAGCGGCGTGCCTGCGTCGGAGATCAGGCAGACCGCCTTTCCTTCAGCCAAAGCATTGAGAATATAGGGCCTTTGGCGATCGGCATTATGCTCATGATAGGTAATCAGCCGGGTGCGGATGCCATAATGGGTCAGCAATTTGCGCGACACGCGGGTGTCTTCGCAGGCGACCATGTCGGCTGCGGCCAGCATTTCGAGCGCCCGGATGGTGATGTCCTTGAGATTGCCGATCGGAGTGGAAACAATATAGAGACCTGCGGCCACATCCGTGGCGCGCAGTTTTGTTCCGGCAACGAAATAAGACGATTTCTCGCTCTCAGCCACATCACTGTCTTGTGCACCGAACGCATCGTCTGTTGGTGCTTCCGACGCAAGCTTTTGCTGATTATCATCACCTTCATCGCCAGACACTCCAAGGGAGAGGTTGTCGCTGTCTTTGTTGCCGGTCATCTTTTCATCAGTTTGGTTGGCTGATTCTGTCGATCAGACTGGAATTGAGCTGACGAGTGTCAGCGTGGCGTCATTTTTTCGTGAATTCGCGACAAATTGGCCACAGTTTGGCCGAATCAGTGGCCAAATATCCATTGAAAATCCAACATACTTGTTTTGGCAGGTTATTTCTGACAAATCAAACGCACAAGTTATCACCGCAAAATCGCAACTTCATTTGCCAATGCGGGGTCCTGTTGAAGGCAAGCGGTCTGAGTCTGGAGGCCAGTATTGATGCGTTTTAATCAACAATTTCACTCCACTCCCCAAGCGAAAAACGGCAGATTTCGCCGGTTTTTGACCGGTGGCATGGTCGTTGGGTTGGGTGCTGTGCTGGCTGCATGCCAACCGGTGAGCCTCTCCGGCCCGGGCTTTGGCACCCAGAACAATTTCGACGGTCCGGTGACCGTCGCCCAGCCAACCGGCGAAGTGCTTGGTTCTGGTTCGGTGCGCATCGCATTGCTAACGCCGCAATCGGCACAAGGAGCCTTTGGCCAGACCGGTCTGGCGATTCGCAATGCAGCAGCGATGGCGCTCGAGGACTACAGCACCGCCGATTTGCAGGTCATCGTCAAGGATGTCGGCACGGGTGCGAGTGCCGCCACCGAGCAGGCTGGCCGCGCACTCGCCGAAGGAGCCCAATTGGTCATTGGCCCGCTGCGCTCAAGTGCGGTTAAGCAGGCCGGGCTGGTGTTGAAACCGGCTGGCGTACCGATGATTGCCTTTAGCACCGATACCGGTGCCGCGGCACAGGGGGTCTATCTGATCAACTTCTCACCAGAGAATGATGTCGAGCGGATCCTGTCCTATGCGGCCATTCAGGGCAAACGCAGTGTGGCTGCAATGCTGCCAAGCACGCCTTATGGCAATGTGGTTGAAGCAGCTCTGCGCCAATATGCAGCCCATTTCGGTGTGCGGGTCGTCACCATCGAGAAATACAATGCCGGGACCAAGCCGGATCCCTTCAGCCTGCAAAAAGCAGCTGAAGAAATTGCCGGTGTAAAAGGCCAGATCGACAGCCTGTTCATTCCTGAAGCCAGTGCCGTGGTCAATGCGGTGCAGCTGCTGGCCGGTCAGGGCGTGCGTGACACGGATGTTACCTTCCTGGGTTCGAGCCAGTGGGACTCGCCACAGGTTGCCGCCGAACCAATGCTCAAGGGAGGCTGGTATCCTGCACCGCCACGTGTGCTGCGCAATCTGGACGGCCGGACCATCGGATTTGACAGTTTTGCTTCGCGCTATACCACCAAGTTCGGCCAACAGCCGCCGCGCGTCGCCTCACTTGCCTATGACAGCGTAATCCTCGCTGCTGCTCTGGTGGCTCAGGCCGGGGAGCGGAAGTTTGCGACCGAAACCCTGACCGATCCGCAAGGCTTCATCGGT
This DNA window, taken from Cohaesibacter intestini, encodes the following:
- the gshB gene encoding glutathione synthase — protein: MAQSRPLKVAIQMDHIESINIAGDSTFALMLEAQNRGHQLFHYTVDTMAMEDGVVYAQVEPVEVRDEPGNHYTLGEAVRTNLADFDVIHMRQDPPFDMAYISATHMLERIHPKTLVVNDPAQVRNAPEKIFVTEFPDLMPPTLITRSEKELRAFKEKYGDIVMKPLYGNGGAAVFRLRKDDQNFGSLMGLFGEIFVEPWVAQQYLPDVKAGDKRIILVDGEPVGAINRIPAADDLRSNMVQGGQAQQTKLTEREKEICARIGPALKERGFIFVGIDVIGNYLTEINVTSPTGIRVIQRLDGIDIAAIIWDNIEAKRAEAE
- a CDS encoding YraN family protein, with the protein product MAGRARERHRKESYDRGLRTERWAGLIMRAKGYQILATRYKAQGGEIDLVCRQGDLLIFLEVKYRASLDDALWSITPRNQQRIVAAASHYIANQPDDSINSYRFDVMAFAKGTGAKPDWQHLEAAFDAF
- the rsmI gene encoding 16S rRNA (cytidine(1402)-2'-O)-methyltransferase, encoding MTGNKDSDNLSLGVSGDEGDDNQQKLASEAPTDDAFGAQDSDVAESEKSSYFVAGTKLRATDVAAGLYIVSTPIGNLKDITIRALEMLAAADMVACEDTRVSRKLLTHYGIRTRLITYHEHNADRQRPYILNALAEGKAVCLISDAGTPLLSDPGYKLVGDVIEAGHAVIPIPGASAMLAALVAAGLPTDQIHFAGFLPQKAGARDRKLMDLSGATGTLVFYESPRRLAPVLSAMATHLGGERHVVVARELTKKFEEFKRGTLTELAALYAESDAPRGEAVVLIGPRSEPDLAELDVEALIREGLNSGLHVKQLSADIAARVGAKKNDIYKLAQTIKDQLSDED
- a CDS encoding penicillin-binding protein activator encodes the protein MRFNQQFHSTPQAKNGRFRRFLTGGMVVGLGAVLAACQPVSLSGPGFGTQNNFDGPVTVAQPTGEVLGSGSVRIALLTPQSAQGAFGQTGLAIRNAAAMALEDYSTADLQVIVKDVGTGASAATEQAGRALAEGAQLVIGPLRSSAVKQAGLVLKPAGVPMIAFSTDTGAAAQGVYLINFSPENDVERILSYAAIQGKRSVAAMLPSTPYGNVVEAALRQYAAHFGVRVVTIEKYNAGTKPDPFSLQKAAEEIAGVKGQIDSLFIPEASAVVNAVQLLAGQGVRDTDVTFLGSSQWDSPQVAAEPMLKGGWYPAPPRVLRNLDGRTIGFDSFASRYTTKFGQQPPRVASLAYDSVILAAALVAQAGERKFATETLTDPQGFIGFGDGFFRFRRDGTSQRSLAIMEITGRAGAKIVDNAPMSAAGLPN